One Hordeum vulgare subsp. vulgare chromosome 4H, MorexV3_pseudomolecules_assembly, whole genome shotgun sequence DNA window includes the following coding sequences:
- the LOC123446922 gene encoding F-box protein SNE translates to MDSFALRRPDDRFIRDRSIAATAIIGSKEGFNRLFMLRPHRHERAQGQSSKPRLPIYTPSSARSPLARYHPFPLLHEASQHRRPMRMGGPPAAPRQEEDAAVAELEVRAQLLAGGGAYNINDNADILSEILARLDGRSLASAASVCRLWAAVSRRDAVWEALCLRHVGPAAGPAAGHATRTVVAALGGYRRLYRLCLGPALDRLGRAHAQARARLSLSLSLSLFSIDCYERLGGGGAGAGASRQQPPSSLLFLCKPVDVS, encoded by the coding sequence ATGGACTCCTTTGCTTTACGACGACCGGACGATCGATTTATTAGGGATCGCTCCATCGCGGCCACTGCCATTATTGGTTCCAAGGAAGGCTTTAATCGCCTTTTCATGCTGCGCCCCCACAGACACGAGCGAGCGCAGGGTCAAAGCTCAAAACCCCGCCTCCCTATATATACGCCCTCCTCCGCCCGCTCACCTCTCGCTCGCTACCACCCCTTCCCTCTCCTCCACGAAGCCAGCCAGCACCGCCGGCCCATGCGTATGGGAGGACCTCCCGCGGCGCCGAGGCAGGAGGAGGACGCTGCGGTGGCGGAGCTGGAGGTGCGCGCGCAGCTgctggccggcggcggggcgtacaacatcaacgacaacgccGACATCCTCTCGGAGATCCTGGCGCGCCTGGACGGCCGCTCGCTCGCGTCGGCGGCCAGCGTCTGCCGCCTCTGGGCCGCCGTGTCGCGCCGGGACGCCGTCTGGGAGGCGCTCTGCCTCCGCCACGTGGGCCCGGCGGCCGGCCCCGCGGCCGGCCACGCCACCCGCACCGTCGTGGCCGCGCTCGGCGGGTACCGCCGGCTCTACCGCCTCTGCCTCGGCCCGGCGCTGGACCGGCTGGGCCGCGCCCACGCGCAGGCCAGGGCGCGCCTGTCGCTATCCCTCTCGCTGTCGCTCTTCTCCATCGACTGCTACGAGCGGCTAGGGGGCgggggcgccggcgccggcgcctcaAGGCAGCAGCCGCCGTCGTCGCTGCTCTTCCTGTGCAAGCCCGTGGACGTGTCCTGA